A window of Neisseria canis contains these coding sequences:
- a CDS encoding heme biosynthesis HemY N-terminal domain-containing protein, with translation MKSLIWIIILFAVAVGLAVASGIYTGNVYIVVEQTLMRVNLHAFILGLLLVVVLLYILVRIVAAFLNIPGSMQRFGNRRKELKAGSDLQSAGLAYFEGKFQKAEQEAAKVLANKEAGSNRSLALMLAAHAADSMDDVELRDRYLADIAKLPHKDQLSRYLLLAESALNRRDYPKALENIQAAAQINPTLTRLVKLKLRYAFDHGDAVEVLDTSAKLQKAGAINDHEALQYHDWAYRRLLAMATDSGSLKACLKRIPDSLKAADLCVPIAEKYESLGLYSQAVAWVSKYYPQTRKAELLPSFVQSVQYLGEREQRKAIDTATHWLEQYPEDSRLLMYAGQLAHAKQLWGKAQGYLEASLALAPSIQARLALAKVFDATGETRKAEEQRMLALEGVEYDEPDMLLPKEV, from the coding sequence ATGAAAAGCTTGATTTGGATCATCATCCTATTTGCCGTGGCTGTAGGCTTGGCGGTGGCGTCAGGTATTTACACGGGCAATGTGTATATTGTGGTGGAGCAAACGCTGATGCGGGTTAATCTGCATGCCTTTATTTTAGGTTTGCTGCTGGTTGTTGTGCTGCTTTATATTTTGGTGCGCATTGTTGCGGCGTTTCTTAACATTCCGGGCAGCATGCAGCGTTTCGGCAACCGCCGTAAAGAGCTCAAAGCCGGAAGCGATCTTCAATCGGCCGGTTTGGCTTATTTTGAAGGCAAGTTCCAAAAAGCCGAGCAGGAAGCAGCCAAAGTGTTGGCCAATAAAGAAGCCGGCAGCAACCGCTCATTGGCTTTGATGCTGGCAGCACATGCAGCCGATTCTATGGACGATGTGGAGCTGCGCGACCGTTATCTGGCGGATATTGCCAAGCTGCCCCACAAAGACCAGCTTTCCCGCTATCTGCTGCTGGCCGAAAGTGCGCTAAACCGCCGGGATTATCCGAAAGCTTTGGAAAATATTCAGGCCGCCGCGCAAATCAACCCCACATTAACCCGTTTGGTCAAACTCAAGCTGCGTTATGCGTTTGACCACGGCGATGCTGTGGAAGTGCTGGACACGTCTGCCAAGTTGCAAAAAGCCGGTGCGATTAATGATCACGAGGCGCTCCAATATCACGATTGGGCATACCGCCGCCTGCTTGCTATGGCAACCGATTCGGGAAGCTTGAAGGCCTGTCTGAAAAGGATTCCTGATTCGTTGAAGGCGGCCGACTTGTGCGTGCCGATTGCCGAAAAATACGAATCATTGGGTTTGTACAGCCAAGCGGTAGCATGGGTAAGCAAATATTATCCGCAAACCCGCAAAGCAGAGCTGCTGCCTTCTTTCGTGCAAAGCGTGCAATATCTGGGAGAGCGCGAACAGCGCAAAGCCATCGATACGGCAACGCATTGGCTGGAGCAATATCCCGAAGATTCGCGTTTGCTGATGTATGCCGGCCAGCTGGCTCATGCGAAGCAGCTTTGGGGCAAAGCTCAAGGCTATCTGGAGGCAAGCTTGGCGTTGGCGCCGAGCATCCAAGCGCGTTTGGCTTTGGCCAAAGTGTTTGATGCTACCGGAGAAACGCGTAAAGCCGAGGAGCAGCGCATGCTGGCTTTGGAAGGCGTGGAGTATGACGAACCGGATATGTTGCTGCCGAAAGAAGTGTAA
- a CDS encoding uroporphyrinogen-III C-methyltransferase: protein MSDEHNRQEQMPADAAPAPTKPQNETTGNSMSEPKQEYLQHNTQQPAPVVIKQSGGRGLAAGALILALLGLGASGFLFVQGQNVLKNQELNIEQKLDKAALGESQNAGMLQDTLRKQESIAAALAKLDGENRQNAEAVANAQRAYQELLKGRVNWLVDETEVTLNVAAQQLLLTGNVPVAVEVLESVENRLNRFNQPELLPIKQAVSSDLAALKNRPYLDVSSASLRLDRLESAVAGLPLVLEGTLRPSEAAPEVAEDTALTWWENAWNKTLDNLRGLVEVRKLNSNDAMLISPEQNFFIKENLRLRLMDARFALIQRNGEIYQTDLNVVEDAVKQYFDNKSQVTQAWLKELAELKALDVRAVSDDALKASLHAVRNYQDSIRTHQGAVTMPANPKTQAEPAHSAASEASAVVAPQSAASAAPVSASEPQTKAASAAAEAKQAPEKKADKPAQPAAGSDKTAKGA from the coding sequence ATGAGCGATGAACATAACCGACAAGAGCAGATGCCGGCAGATGCCGCACCCGCACCGACAAAACCGCAAAATGAAACGACAGGAAACAGTATGAGCGAACCCAAACAAGAATATTTACAGCACAACACACAGCAGCCGGCTCCGGTGGTGATCAAACAATCGGGCGGCAGAGGTTTGGCTGCGGGTGCGCTGATTTTGGCGCTGTTAGGTTTGGGTGCAAGCGGCTTTTTGTTTGTGCAGGGCCAAAACGTATTGAAAAATCAAGAACTGAATATCGAGCAAAAGCTGGATAAAGCGGCTTTGGGCGAAAGTCAAAATGCGGGGATGCTGCAAGATACCCTGCGCAAACAGGAAAGCATTGCCGCCGCCCTGGCAAAATTGGACGGTGAAAACCGCCAAAATGCCGAAGCTGTAGCCAATGCGCAGCGCGCTTATCAAGAATTGCTCAAAGGCCGGGTCAATTGGTTGGTCGACGAAACCGAGGTTACTTTAAACGTGGCGGCACAACAACTGCTGCTAACCGGTAATGTGCCTGTTGCGGTTGAGGTATTGGAAAGTGTTGAAAACCGCTTGAACCGCTTCAATCAGCCTGAACTGCTGCCGATTAAACAGGCGGTGAGCAGCGATTTGGCGGCACTGAAAAACCGCCCTTATTTGGATGTGTCCAGCGCGTCTTTGCGTCTCGACAGATTGGAAAGCGCAGTTGCCGGCCTGCCGCTGGTGTTGGAAGGAACACTGCGTCCGAGCGAGGCAGCGCCTGAAGTTGCGGAAGATACCGCGCTTACTTGGTGGGAAAATGCGTGGAACAAAACGCTGGATAATTTGAGGGGTTTGGTAGAGGTGCGCAAACTCAACAGCAATGATGCCATGCTGATTTCTCCCGAACAGAATTTCTTTATTAAAGAAAACCTGCGCCTGCGCCTGATGGATGCCCGTTTTGCCTTGATCCAGCGCAACGGTGAAATTTACCAAACCGATTTGAACGTAGTTGAAGATGCCGTTAAGCAGTATTTCGACAACAAATCCCAAGTAACACAAGCCTGGCTGAAAGAGCTAGCCGAATTAAAGGCGCTTGATGTACGCGCCGTTTCCGATGACGCGCTGAAAGCCAGCCTGCATGCAGTAAGAAATTATCAAGACAGCATACGCACGCATCAGGGCGCGGTTACCATGCCTGCCAACCCGAAAACACAGGCAGAGCCTGCCCATTCTGCTGCATCGGAAGCATCGGCAGTTGTCGCCCCGCAGTCTGCCGCTTCTGCTGCGCCGGTTTCTGCATCCGAACCGCAAACCAAAGCTGCTTCTGCTGCTGCCGAAGCCAAACAGGCGCCGGAAAAGAAAGCAGATAAGCCCGCCCAACCTGCTGCCGGCAGCGATAAAACTGCCAAAGGAGCATAA
- a CDS encoding uroporphyrinogen-III synthase, translating to MPTILLVRPAERAAADALVCKAAGWRGVPFSVLEIVPDKPHLAALPAQYAAADAVFWVSPGAVQTGIGVIDGKCFSEKPNIAVGQATADALLKAGCTNVLFPGNGNDSEAVIRLPIWQSLPSGARVLIVRGRGGRAYLAQTLNGLGMQVEFAEVYRREPQKPEWQVFAREKPYAVWIASTESVALFFSLMPDELVQEAKSLLYFTHHPRIAESLQQQGAERVELIKQLDVPTLKRYTEQADER from the coding sequence ATGCCCACGATTCTGCTTGTGCGACCTGCCGAACGTGCCGCCGCCGATGCTTTAGTCTGCAAAGCGGCCGGCTGGCGGGGCGTGCCGTTTAGTGTGCTTGAAATTGTGCCGGACAAGCCGCATTTGGCAGCATTGCCGGCGCAATACGCTGCCGCCGACGCGGTATTCTGGGTAAGCCCCGGTGCAGTTCAGACAGGCATAGGCGTTATCGACGGCAAATGCTTTTCTGAAAAACCGAATATCGCCGTGGGGCAGGCTACGGCCGACGCTTTGCTGAAAGCAGGCTGTACAAACGTGCTTTTTCCCGGCAACGGTAATGACAGCGAAGCGGTTATCCGTTTGCCGATCTGGCAGAGCCTGCCCTCCGGGGCACGGGTGCTGATTGTGCGCGGCAGGGGCGGGCGGGCTTATCTGGCACAGACTTTAAACGGGCTCGGTATGCAGGTTGAATTTGCGGAAGTTTACCGGCGGGAGCCGCAAAAGCCGGAATGGCAGGTTTTTGCCCGGGAGAAGCCTTATGCCGTTTGGATTGCTTCAACCGAAAGCGTGGCGTTGTTTTTCTCTTTAATGCCCGATGAATTGGTGCAAGAAGCTAAATCCTTGTTATACTTTACACATCACCCGCGTATTGCAGAAAGCCTGCAACAGCAGGGCGCAGAGAGAGTCGAATTGATTAAGCAGTTGGATGTGCCAACTTTAAAACGCTATACGGAGCAAGCCGATGAGCGATGA
- a CDS encoding cold shock domain-containing protein: MKYSGKIIRWNDKRGFGFIEEEKSGTEIFAHISAFTIKEPRPIEGKKVLFKIAEDSTGKKEAVEVSYLGSTLKADQEFNSVQSRKYTNNHIVGVLLLIGVLIAIVLYFDYTKKNSSTPQPLSTVEQVAAKMAAERKQFSDSSKSAYTEQKQVILTVGGNKVYDESHTKPISIKKQSAFRCDGRVHCSQMTSCSEAEYFLEHCPNVEMDGDGDGTPCEKQWCH, encoded by the coding sequence ATGAAGTATTCTGGAAAAATTATCCGTTGGAATGATAAGCGCGGTTTTGGTTTTATTGAGGAAGAGAAATCAGGTACAGAGATTTTTGCTCATATATCAGCGTTTACAATTAAGGAGCCCCGTCCGATAGAAGGCAAAAAAGTTTTGTTTAAAATTGCAGAGGATTCTACGGGTAAAAAAGAAGCAGTTGAAGTAAGTTATTTAGGGAGCACATTAAAAGCTGATCAGGAATTTAATTCCGTACAATCAAGGAAATATACAAATAATCATATTGTGGGTGTATTGTTATTAATCGGTGTGTTGATAGCAATTGTTTTGTATTTTGATTACACAAAGAAAAACAGTAGTACACCACAGCCACTCTCAACCGTAGAACAGGTAGCAGCGAAAATGGCAGCAGAGAGAAAGCAGTTTTCTGATAGTTCAAAATCTGCTTATACGGAGCAGAAGCAAGTGATTCTTACCGTAGGGGGAAACAAGGTTTATGATGAGTCCCATACAAAGCCTATTTCTATTAAGAAGCAATCTGCTTTTAGATGTGATGGAAGAGTCCATTGTTCTCAAATGACTTCTTGCTCTGAGGCAGAATATTTCCTAGAACATTGTCCTAATGTGGAAATGGATGGAGACGGAGACGGCACGCCTTGTGAAAAACAATGGTGCCATTGA
- the hemC gene encoding hydroxymethylbilane synthase: MNIPKKLVIASRESRLAMWQAEHIQARLQALYPECEVSILGMTTRGDQILDKTLSKIGGKGLFIKELEQALLDGRADLAVHSLKDVPMELPQGFALAAITERASPFDAFVSNQYGRLEDLPKGAVVGTASLRREAQLRARFPHLNVRPLRGNLQTRLEKLDKGEYDAIILAEAGLQRLGLAERIRTVLSPADSLPAAGQGVLGIEIAANRYDLLEILNPLNHPLSNACVTAERALSRALGGSCQIPLAAYCTEENGLLTLRGMVGHPDGSVMLEADAQAPLAYADALGRVVAKKLADDGAENLIAAVLGEQNANS, from the coding sequence ATGAATATCCCGAAAAAACTCGTTATCGCCAGCCGCGAAAGCCGCTTGGCCATGTGGCAGGCCGAGCATATCCAAGCACGTTTGCAGGCACTTTATCCGGAATGCGAAGTGAGCATTCTGGGCATGACCACGCGGGGCGACCAGATTCTCGATAAAACCTTGTCTAAAATCGGCGGCAAAGGCTTGTTTATCAAAGAACTGGAACAGGCATTGCTGGACGGCCGCGCCGATTTGGCCGTGCACTCGCTGAAAGACGTGCCGATGGAGCTGCCGCAAGGTTTCGCATTGGCAGCCATCACAGAGCGCGCCAGCCCGTTTGATGCTTTTGTGTCCAACCAATACGGGCGTTTGGAGGATTTGCCCAAAGGCGCGGTGGTGGGCACGGCCAGCCTGCGCCGCGAAGCCCAGTTGCGCGCGCGATTTCCTCATCTGAACGTGCGACCCTTGCGCGGCAACCTGCAAACCCGCCTGGAAAAACTGGATAAAGGCGAATACGACGCCATCATTTTGGCAGAAGCCGGCTTGCAGCGTTTGGGGTTGGCAGAGCGCATCCGTACCGTTTTATCGCCTGCCGACAGTCTGCCCGCAGCAGGGCAAGGCGTGTTGGGTATCGAAATCGCCGCCAACCGCTACGATCTGCTCGAAATATTGAACCCGCTCAACCACCCGCTGAGCAACGCCTGCGTTACCGCCGAGCGCGCATTGTCCCGCGCACTGGGCGGCAGCTGCCAAATCCCGCTGGCCGCTTATTGCACCGAAGAAAACGGCCTGCTCACCTTGCGCGGCATGGTCGGCCATCCCGACGGCTCGGTAATGCTGGAGGCGGATGCCCAAGCCCCGTTGGCTTACGCCGATGCCTTAGGCCGTGTCGTGGCTAAAAAGCTGGCCGACGACGGCGCAGAAAATTTGATTGCCGCCGTGTTGGGCGAGCAAAACGCCAACAGTTAA
- a CDS encoding Rrf2 family transcriptional regulator: MYLTQHTDFGLRVLIYAAVNDDDLVNISEIAGIYQISKSHLMKVVTALVKGGFLTGIRGKGGGLKLARPAGEINIGQVVRCLEPMVLVECMGDKNNCLLTPDCRLAGILSGAAQAFLTHLEGFSLADLVNKPTFRLLYRVDSDNQAARS; this comes from the coding sequence ATGTATCTGACACAACATACCGACTTCGGGCTGAGGGTGTTGATTTACGCCGCAGTTAACGATGATGATTTGGTCAACATCAGTGAAATCGCAGGCATCTATCAAATTTCCAAAAGCCATTTGATGAAAGTGGTAACCGCTTTGGTTAAAGGCGGTTTTCTAACCGGCATCCGCGGCAAGGGCGGCGGACTCAAGCTGGCGCGGCCTGCCGGGGAAATCAATATCGGGCAGGTTGTCCGCTGTTTGGAGCCTATGGTGTTGGTGGAGTGCATGGGCGACAAAAATAACTGCCTGCTCACGCCCGACTGCCGCTTGGCCGGCATATTGAGCGGCGCGGCGCAAGCCTTTTTGACGCATTTGGAAGGGTTTTCGCTGGCAGATTTGGTAAACAAACCCACTTTCCGGCTGCTTTACCGCGTGGACTCAGATAATCAGGCTGCCCGGTCATAA
- a CDS encoding NnrS family protein — MSFTHHPVWAMAFRPLYPLAAIYGALSILLWAFGYQGTPALPAYFWHAHEMIWGYAGAIVVAFLLTASATWTGQPPTRGGALITLVALWLLSRVFAFTPLAAASGLSGVAFYWLAAWFMGVSVVRSRNSRNYIAVAALFLFGLTLLLFHLQLSSFNAAALQNGLLAGLIMVAGFIGLVGTRIISFFTSRRLGTEQVASPMWLALSALVLPMLAALLMSLNTALLPASLFALAAGIIGLVQTGRWFEPKALGEPLLWILFAGYAATSLGLMAMGAAFWKPEMMSTGVHLVAVGGIGMLTVGMMVRTALGHTGRPLYPAPKPMGTAFVLMLAATVVRTLAAFMATVNTTAYDHSLRLSAALFAASLLLYAWRYIPWLLRPRVDGKAG, encoded by the coding sequence ATGTCTTTTACCCATCATCCCGTTTGGGCCATGGCTTTCCGCCCGCTTTACCCGCTCGCCGCAATATACGGCGCTTTATCCATTTTGCTTTGGGCGTTCGGTTATCAAGGTACACCTGCGCTGCCTGCCTATTTTTGGCATGCCCACGAAATGATCTGGGGCTATGCCGGAGCCATTGTCGTGGCCTTTCTGCTTACCGCATCCGCTACTTGGACAGGCCAGCCGCCCACTCGCGGCGGCGCCTTAATCACTCTGGTTGCTTTGTGGCTGCTTTCACGAGTGTTTGCATTTACGCCGCTTGCCGCCGCATCCGGCCTATCGGGTGTTGCATTTTATTGGCTGGCCGCTTGGTTTATGGGCGTTTCCGTGGTACGCAGCCGCAATTCGCGCAATTACATCGCTGTGGCTGCCTTGTTTTTATTCGGCCTCACTTTATTGCTGTTTCACCTACAGCTTTCCTCTTTCAACGCCGCCGCCCTGCAAAACGGTTTGTTGGCGGGTTTGATTATGGTTGCGGGTTTTATCGGCTTGGTAGGCACGCGGATTATTTCGTTTTTTACCTCACGCAGGCTGGGAACCGAGCAAGTGGCAAGCCCGATGTGGCTGGCATTGAGTGCATTGGTGCTGCCGATGCTTGCGGCTTTGCTGATGAGCCTGAATACCGCACTGCTGCCCGCGTCTCTGTTTGCATTGGCCGCTGGCATAATCGGCTTGGTTCAGACAGGCCGTTGGTTTGAACCCAAAGCTTTGGGCGAACCTTTATTGTGGATTCTGTTTGCCGGCTATGCGGCCACTTCTTTGGGGCTGATGGCGATGGGCGCGGCTTTTTGGAAGCCTGAAATGATGAGCACCGGCGTGCACTTGGTCGCCGTAGGCGGAATCGGTATGTTAACCGTAGGCATGATGGTGCGCACGGCTTTAGGCCACACGGGCCGACCGCTGTACCCCGCGCCCAAGCCGATGGGTACGGCTTTCGTGCTTATGCTGGCTGCTACTGTCGTACGCACGCTTGCAGCGTTTATGGCAACCGTCAACACCACCGCCTATGATCACAGCCTGCGGCTTTCCGCTGCGTTATTCGCCGCATCCCTCTTGCTTTATGCGTGGCGTTATATCCCGTGGCTGTTGCGCCCGAGAGTCGACGGTAAAGCAGGTTGA
- a CDS encoding D-alanyl-D-alanine carboxypeptidase family protein — MKKNIFCLLLAAACSAFAADPVKKEAAPAVQKPASHTVPQATVSQKEQTGMPKLPELAATAYAVMDVQSKQTLGAHNADAQIEPAALTKLMTAYLVFKALDDGVLKPDQMLTVSERAWKTGGSRMFLSPNKTVSVSDLLKGMLVQSGNDAAVTLAEVLGNGSEAEFVKKMNEQATRLGMLDTSFKNATGESADGHVSTVKDLMKLAVAVAQDFRRYYPIFSMKSFTYNGIEQPNRNLLLYRDASIDGMITGHSPTAGYNLISSSNRNDRQVIAVLVGAESPELRAAESGKLLNWALHSFDTPKLYNAGQVVSQVKVYKGESKAVDAGFIEAIYLTIPHAEGKNIKPVLETVQPVVAPVRTGQVLGKLKIMYEGKLLAERNVVALNQVEEAGWFVRIIDNIKLWFKNIFG; from the coding sequence ATGAAAAAAAACATTTTCTGCCTGCTGTTGGCGGCAGCCTGTTCTGCTTTTGCTGCGGATCCCGTAAAAAAAGAAGCTGCACCGGCGGTGCAAAAACCGGCTTCCCATACCGTTCCTCAAGCGACTGTATCTCAGAAAGAGCAAACAGGGATGCCAAAGTTGCCTGAGCTGGCGGCCACTGCTTATGCGGTGATGGATGTTCAAAGCAAGCAGACATTGGGCGCGCATAATGCAGATGCTCAGATTGAGCCGGCTGCGCTTACCAAGTTGATGACGGCTTATTTGGTATTTAAAGCATTGGATGACGGTGTATTGAAACCGGATCAGATGTTGACTGTGTCCGAGCGGGCTTGGAAAACCGGTGGATCGCGCATGTTTTTAAGCCCGAATAAAACTGTGAGTGTGAGCGATTTGCTCAAAGGTATGCTGGTGCAATCGGGCAATGATGCCGCCGTAACGCTTGCCGAAGTGTTGGGCAACGGTTCTGAAGCGGAATTTGTAAAAAAGATGAACGAACAGGCCACACGCTTGGGTATGCTGGATACCAGTTTTAAAAATGCCACCGGCGAATCGGCAGACGGCCATGTTTCCACGGTAAAAGATTTAATGAAACTGGCGGTTGCCGTGGCTCAGGATTTTCGTCGTTATTATCCGATTTTTTCCATGAAATCGTTTACTTATAACGGTATTGAGCAGCCTAACCGCAATTTGTTACTTTACCGCGATGCGAGTATCGACGGCATGATTACCGGTCATTCTCCTACGGCGGGATACAATCTGATTTCTTCCAGCAACCGCAATGACAGACAGGTGATAGCGGTGTTGGTGGGTGCGGAAAGCCCGGAGTTGCGTGCGGCCGAGAGCGGCAAGCTGTTGAACTGGGCTTTGCATTCGTTTGACACGCCTAAGCTGTACAATGCCGGCCAAGTGGTTTCTCAAGTAAAGGTTTACAAAGGGGAAAGCAAGGCGGTGGATGCCGGATTTATCGAGGCTATTTACCTGACCATTCCGCATGCCGAGGGAAAAAATATCAAACCTGTGTTGGAAACCGTGCAGCCTGTTGTCGCGCCCGTGCGTACGGGTCAAGTGCTCGGCAAGTTGAAAATTATGTATGAAGGCAAGCTGCTGGCAGAGCGCAATGTGGTGGCGTTGAACCAAGTGGAAGAAGCGGGTTGGTTTGTCCGCATCATAGATAATATCAAGCTTTGGTTTAAAAATATTTTCGGTTGA
- the ilvA gene encoding threonine ammonia-lyase, biosynthetic, whose amino-acid sequence MNPKLHSQYLTQILTASVYDVATETPLDSARNLSRRMDNQILLKREDLQPVFSFKIRGAYNKMASLSPEALAKGVITASAGNHAQGVALSAQYLNCEATIVMPETTPQIKVDAVKARGGNVVLKGVSYNDAYDHAMKLVAESGLTYIPPFDDPHVIAGQGTIGLEIIRQHPKPIHAIFIPIGGGGLAAGVAAFIKNVRPEIKVIGVETYDACAMKQSIEHGERVELKDVGLFADGTAVKLVGEETFSLCRDLLDEIILVDTDDICGAVKDIFDDTRSITEPSGALALAGLKAYIEREKCRNQTLIAINSGANMNFHRLRHVSERSELGEGHEGIFAVSIPETPGSFRKFINVLGSRNITEFNYRYGDDKIAHIFVGIQTSSPRDIGRISKELAAAGLPNIDLSGDEISKIHIRYMVGGRTDKINNERLITFEFPERPGALARFLNHMQTNWNITLFHYRNHGADYGRVLVGIDVPEQESAAFTDFLENVGYTCHDETGNAAYKLFLSSPHSA is encoded by the coding sequence ATGAACCCAAAACTGCATTCCCAATACCTAACTCAAATCCTGACCGCTTCAGTATATGACGTTGCCACAGAAACCCCTTTGGATTCGGCACGGAATCTATCGCGTAGAATGGACAACCAAATTCTGCTCAAGCGCGAAGACCTGCAACCTGTGTTTTCATTCAAAATCCGCGGTGCTTACAACAAAATGGCTTCCCTCTCACCCGAAGCCTTGGCCAAAGGCGTTATTACCGCCAGCGCAGGCAACCATGCTCAAGGAGTAGCCCTATCCGCCCAATATTTAAATTGCGAAGCCACCATCGTAATGCCCGAAACCACACCCCAAATCAAAGTAGACGCAGTAAAAGCCCGCGGTGGTAATGTTGTACTCAAAGGTGTTTCCTATAACGATGCTTATGACCATGCTATGAAGCTTGTGGCAGAAAGCGGACTTACCTATATTCCTCCTTTTGACGACCCTCATGTAATAGCAGGGCAAGGCACCATCGGCCTCGAAATCATCCGCCAGCACCCCAAACCCATCCACGCCATTTTCATACCGATTGGCGGTGGTGGCTTGGCAGCGGGTGTAGCTGCATTTATCAAAAACGTGCGCCCGGAGATTAAGGTAATCGGTGTTGAAACTTATGATGCCTGCGCCATGAAGCAATCTATTGAGCACGGTGAACGTGTCGAATTAAAAGACGTCGGCTTATTTGCCGACGGTACTGCAGTTAAATTGGTAGGCGAAGAAACTTTCTCACTTTGCCGTGACCTGCTTGATGAAATCATTCTTGTCGATACTGATGACATTTGCGGCGCTGTGAAAGATATTTTTGACGATACCCGCAGCATTACCGAACCGTCCGGCGCACTTGCACTTGCAGGCTTAAAAGCCTATATCGAACGCGAAAAGTGTCGCAACCAAACCTTAATTGCCATTAATAGTGGCGCTAATATGAATTTCCACCGTTTGCGCCATGTTTCCGAACGCAGTGAATTAGGTGAAGGTCATGAGGGTATTTTTGCTGTGTCTATTCCTGAAACCCCTGGCAGCTTCCGTAAGTTTATCAATGTATTAGGCAGCCGAAATATTACAGAATTCAATTACCGCTACGGTGACGACAAAATCGCACATATTTTTGTCGGTATCCAAACTTCCAGCCCGCGCGATATCGGGCGTATCAGCAAAGAATTGGCTGCCGCAGGTCTGCCCAATATCGACCTTTCCGGTGACGAAATATCTAAAATTCATATCCGCTATATGGTTGGTGGGCGCACGGATAAAATCAATAACGAACGTTTAATTACATTCGAATTTCCCGAGCGCCCAGGAGCCCTTGCTCGTTTCCTCAATCATATGCAAACCAACTGGAATATCACCCTATTTCATTACCGTAATCACGGCGCTGATTACGGGCGTGTTTTAGTCGGAATAGATGTTCCGGAACAAGAAAGCGCTGCCTTTACCGACTTTCTCGAAAACGTAGGTTACACCTGTCATGATGAAACTGGCAACGCTGCTTATAAGCTGTTTTTAAGCTCCCCACACTCAGCGTAA
- a CDS encoding ComEA family DNA-binding protein codes for MKKLMLGVLAALSCAWSLAAVNINTATAEELKALPGIGPAKAAAIVEYRQANGAFKSVEELKKVKGIGDGIFNKLKEEATVSGAAKAKPAKPVQPKAK; via the coding sequence ATGAAAAAACTGATGTTGGGTGTGTTGGCGGCGTTGTCGTGTGCGTGGTCGCTGGCGGCGGTGAATATCAATACGGCGACGGCGGAGGAGTTGAAGGCGTTGCCGGGTATCGGCCCGGCGAAGGCGGCGGCGATAGTGGAATACCGTCAGGCCAACGGTGCCTTTAAAAGTGTGGAGGAGTTGAAGAAGGTGAAGGGTATCGGGGACGGTATCTTCAATAAGCTGAAGGAAGAGGCGACGGTGTCGGGTGCGGCGAAGGCCAAACCGGCCAAACCGGTGCAGCCCAAGGCCAAGTAG